Within the Maribacter sp. BPC-D8 genome, the region ACACCTGCCACTTGTAGATACTCCCCTACTTGTTCTCAATACACCTTAGAAGCATTAAAAAAACATGGTTTATTTAAAGGAGGATGGATGGCGACTAAACGTATTTTCAGCTGCAACCCTTGGGGCGGAAAAGGGTATGATCCCGTTCCCTAAATAAAGTTCAAGACGCAAGTTCAAGTCCAAGTCAAAACACAAATACGAAGATTTCTTGACTAA harbors:
- the yidD gene encoding membrane protein insertion efficiency factor YidD, which encodes MKISLKKILIAPFVFLVRFYQLAISPYTPATCRYSPTCSQYTLEALKKHGLFKGGWMATKRIFSCNPWGGKGYDPVP